Within the Longimicrobiaceae bacterium genome, the region CCGTGGCGATCGAAATCGATCGTGCGGGCGCGACGGATGTCCCCACTGCCGAGATCGTCAAAGGTTTGAACGATCTCCTGCAGCTCGATCACGATGCCATCGGAGCCTACCGCATCGCCATCGAGAAGCTGGAGAATCGCGACTGGGCGATGCAGATCTCGGGCTATCTCAACGATCACGAGCGGCACGTCCGGGAGCTCAACGACGCGATCGTCGAGCTGGGCGCGGAGCCGATGAACGAACCGCACGCGACGGGTCCGTTCAAGCAGGCTCTGCAGAGCCTCGGCGCCGTAGGCGGGGACAAGGGGCTGCTGATGGCGTGGCGTGCGAACGAGCTGCAGGTACGCGCAAAGTACGATCGGTACGCTTCGAAGGCCGTGTTCTGGCCGGATCGGATCAAAGCGCTTATCGATCGAAATGCGCTCGATGAGGAACGCCACTATCGCTGGGTCGTGGGAGTCCTGGAGGAGATGGGCATGCGCTTCGGAGCTCCGGAGGAGGGGCTGGTGAATCGCCTGCGGGAGAACCTGCCGCGGGTGGAGGAAGTCCGCGACCGTGCCGGCGCGGTGCTGGTGGAGGCGCGCACGCGCGCCGCCGAGGGGTTGACCACGGCAGCTGAACGGCTCCAACAGGCCGCGTCCCGGCAGCAGGCAGAGGGCGGTCCGCGAGCGAGAGCCGCGGTGGCGGCGCAGCGGCTGGCGAGCGGCATGGACGCCACGGCCGAGTTCCTCCGCTCTCCCGATCCGGACCGGCTGCGGAACGATTTCGAGAACAGGGTGCGGGAGAATCCTCTCCGCGCCGTCCTGATCACGGTGGCCGCCGGATTCCTGGTCGGTCGCATCCTTCGCTGAGGACGTGTCATGGCTGACGAGCATCCCTTGACCCGCGTCGCGCCGACGGCCGTGGACGGGCCCCTGAGGCCCCGGCGAGAGCCCGAGTTCCCGGACGATCCGCGCGCGGCGCGCGCGGAGATCGAGGCGACCCGCGCCCGTATGTCGGATACGCTGGACGAGATCGAAGAGGTGCTCCTGCGCAAGAAGGAGTCGATCCGTGAGAGGATGGATGTGCTGGCGCCGGTGCGGGCCGACCCGATCCGAACCATCGCGATGATCTTTGGCGCCGCCGTGCTGCTGGGCTTCCTCACGGCGGGTCGGAACGGTAAACGGCGGGCGGAGCGCGACAACCGGCCATCGTTGTCGGCAGGGGAGCCGCTCGAGGACCTCGAGGACGATGAGCAGGATGAGGAGGCCGAGCTCGCCTGGGAGCGTGCCGAGGAGTGGGAGGACCGCGCCCATCGGCTCCTCAGGATCGCCCGGGCCCAGGAGGCCGAGCTGGAGATCCACCGCAATCGCGGCAATGCCCTGCTCGAGGAGTTGCGGAGGCTCCGCCGGCGCGTAGCACGTGAGGAGGAGTACGACGAAGACGACGAGGACGAGGATGAGCTCGAGCCGGGCTTCTTCGAGCGACTGCGGCAGTCGGCGGTGGACCGCCTGGCGGATCTCGTCGGCGAGATCTCGCATCGGATGATGCGGGGAGGCTGAGCTGCCGTCGGCGCGGGGCTTCGCCGCCGGACTGCTGGTCCTGGTGGTGGCGTCGGTCTGTATTCGGCTCGGTTTCTGGCAGCTCGATCGGCTCTCGCAGCGGCGCGAGCGCAACGCGGCGCTGGCTCGGGCGATGGAGGCTCCAGCTCTCTCGCTCACCCCGGATTCCCTGAGGGCGGTGGCGGAGAACCCGGAGCGCTTCCTCTACCGGCGCGTAGCCGTTCAGGGAGAGTACGACTTCCGCGGCACGGCTCTCCTGCGCGGGCGGGCCCGCCGGGGGACGCCAGGCGTGCACCTGGTCACGCCGCTGCGCATCGACGGCTCCGAGGCCGCGCTGCTGATCGATCGCGGCTGGGTGCCTTCACCCGACGCCACCACGGTGGATCCGCGCCGCTTCCGGCAGCCGGGAGAAGTGGCCCTGGTCGGCTATCTACAGCTCCTTCCCTCGGCTTCCGCGGGGGAGGCGCGCCCGCTCCGGATCGAGCTGGACGGCTACTCCGTTCCCACCTTCCAACGCCTCGACCGCATCGCCTACCGCGAGACGTATCCGGACAGCCTCCTGCCCTTCTATCTCGAGCGTGTCGACGAGGGCGATGCGGCGCCAACGCCTCCCGTGGGCGCGTCTCCACCTGTGCTCGACGAGGGGCCCCACCTCGGGTACGCGATTCAGTGGTTCAGCTTCGCCGCGATCGGGGTGATCGGCTTCCTCATCATGGTCCGCCGATCGCGCACAACCTCCTGACCTCCCCGCGCCCGATTACGAATTACGAATTACGAGGTTCGTTTTGAATTTTGAATTTCGAATTGGCGGTTGCACTCACCAGCGAAGCGAGGTCAACCCCGGTCCGAAGCGATCGCATTCGATCGCCTGCACATTATCCTCTGTGCCGGTCTGTGCACCCTCCCCACCTCCGCGGTAAATCCGTAGTTCGTAATTCGTAATTCCCACCCGTAGCCCCCGCTTCAGCCTCCAGCGCCTCCCCCCGCTCCCCGGTGTGCATCTTGCGAACTTGGGGGCTTCGGCGCGCGGGTTGCGAGAATTGCCGCAACCCTCACGCGAGGTCGAGTCTGCGCCACACCAACGCGGAGGATCCACATGGCTCGCTACGGAATGGACTATGGCCGTTGGGGCCGCGGAGAGCGGTACGATCGCGGCTTCCGGGGACGAGACCGCGGCTTCGATCCCGATGAGGGCTACGGCGGCTATGGTGGAGGGTACGGAGGAATGCGCTCCGATGGGTGGGGCTCCGATTGGCAACGCTTCCCTGGCGAGAGCGGGTGGTTCGGGGACGCCACTCCGGGTTATCAGGGCGGTAGGTATGACGTGGGGTACGCTGGCGCGTTCCGCCGCGGGGGCTTCGAGGACGAAGAAGGCGGCTTCGGCCGGGGGATGTATGGCGGCAGCTATGGCGGGATGGGCTATGGCGGTCGCGAGCTGGGCTACGGGGGCTTCGACTACGAGCGGGGGAGCTACGGCCATGGTTGGGGGATGGGCTCGCGCCGGCGCAGCCAGCGCGGCCAGACCCGTGCGGCGGAGCTGATGACGGAGAACCCCGAGTGTGTGACGCCCGAGACCACCCTCACCGAGGTCGCTCGCAAGATGCGGGAGCTGAACGTGGGGATCATTCCGGTGGTCGACAATCTGGAGCACCGCCGGCTGCAGGGCGTCATCACCGATCGCGACATCACCGTAAGGGCGATGGCCGAGGGGAAGGGCGGGAACACGACCGTGCGTGAGTGCATGACCACGGACGTGGAGACAGTGAACAAGAACGATCCGGTGGAGGAGGTGCTCCAGGTGATGGAGCAGGAGCAGGTGCGGCGGGTTCCGGTGACCGACCGGGAGGGAAGGTTGGTCGGGATCATTGCGCAAGCGGATCTCGCCGTCCATTTCGCCGGCGATGATTTCGCGCGCGAGCGAAGGGTGGAGGAGACGATCGAGCGCATCAGCGAGCCCGCGCGGCCGCGTCGAGCGGCCATGGCGGCCCAGAGCCGGAGTTCGTCGACGATGGGAAGCGCGTCGACCATGGGAGAGGAGCGCGCCGAGAATCCGCGGGGCGGTCGAACCGAATCGACCGACATCTGACCCCTCTTACGACTCTGCATGGAGGAAGGAGCAGGGGCGCGCCCGGGTGGCGCGCCCCTGTCCGCGTTAGTATTCGCGATCAATCCGATCGGGGCATGCCCGCGCCAGGCCCGATCGCGCGCTCCGGCTCAGGGTGAGTCCAGGTCCCCGCGCCCGCGCATCGGCGCCAGCGCCGGACCGGCCTCACGCGCTCGCTCAGTCCTCGTCCCAGCGGCGCAGGATCAGCGAGGTATTGGCGCCGCCGAAGCCGAACGAATTGGACATCGCCACCCGGATCGGGGCGTGCCGTGCCTCGAGCGGCACGTAGTCGAGGTCGCACTCCGGGTCCGGGTGGGTGAGGTTGATGGTGGGAGGCACGACGCTCTCTCGCAGGGCGAACACCGTGAGCCCTGCCTCGATGGCGGAGGTGGCCCCCAGCGCATGTCCCAGCATCGACTTGGTCGAGGAGACCATCAGGCGGTCGGCGTGGTCGCCGAAGACGGCCCGGATGGCTCGGGTCTCCGCGACATCGCCGAGGGGGGTGGAGGTGCCGTGCGCGTTGATGTAGTCGACCTCTTCCGGACTGATGCCCGCGCTACGCAGGGCGCGGTGCATGGCCAGGGCCGCACCCTCGCCATTCTCGGGTGGGGCGGTGATGTGGTGGGCGTCGGAGCTCATTCCCATCCCGATCACCTCTGCCAGGATGGTCGCGCCGCGCTGGCGCGCCGCCTCCAGGGCTTCGAGCACCAGGATCGCCGCGCCCTCACCGTGCACGAAGCCGTTCCGCCGTGCGTCGAAAGGGCGGGAGGCGGTCCGCGGCTCGTCGTACTCCGTCACCAGGGCGCGGGCGGCGTGGTAGCCGGCGAAGGAGAGCGGGTTGATGGCGGCCTCCGCCCCTCCAGCGATCATCATCCGCGCGTCGCCGCGCTGAATCGTGTAGAACGCGTCGCCGAGGGCGTGGTTGCTGGTCGCACAGGCCGATACCGTGGCATAGTTCGGACCCCGCGCACCGGTCCGCATCGCCACGTGGCCGGCGGCCAGGTTCGTGATGACGGAGGGTATGAAAAAGGGGGAGACCCTTCCACTCCCCCGCTCCGCGGCGAGCCGGGCAGTCTCGAGAATCGTGCCGATTCCACCGATCCCCGATCCCACGATCACCCCCGTCTCGTCCGGATCGGGAACCGGGGCGAGCCCGTCCAGTCCCGCGTGACGGAGTGCCTCGTCGGCCGCGACCAGGGCATACTGGATGAAGAGGTCCACCCGGCGCTGCTCCTTGCGGTCGACCACCGGCGATGGATCGAAGTCCTTCACCTCGGCGGCCACGCATATCTCGGGTGGCAGGTCTCCGGGCTCGAAGCGGGTGACCCGTTCGACGCCCGAGACGCCCTGGATCGCACGCTCCCAGGTGAGCGCTGCCGAGTTACCCAGAGCGGTGACCATCCCCACTCCCGTGACGACCACACGTTGACTCATCTCGTACTTCGCCTGAGTTACCGAAAGCTGAAGAGGCGGATCACTCCGCCTTCAGGAGCCCTTGTCGCAGTGCGAAGCGGACGAGCTCACTGCGGTGGTGGAGTCCCAACTTCTCCATGATTCGGGAGCGGTAGGTATCCACCGTCTTGGGAGAGATCGATAGCTTCTTACCGATCTCGGCCGCGCTGTACCCTTCGGCGGTGAAGCCGAGCACTTCCAGCTCGCGCTCGCTCAACCGTGTCAGGGGATCCTCCTCCCCCGTCGGCTTACCGCGGAAGCCCTGGAGCAGCAACTTCGCTGCCTCCGGGTAGAGGAAGACATCACCGCGCGCCACGGTGCGGATCGCCTCGATCAGCTCTTCGTCGGCGCTCCGCTTGTTCACGTACCCTGACCCGCCCGCCTCGAGCACGGGAAGGAGGTGCTCCTCCTCCGCGTGCATGGTGAGGACGAGGACGCGCGGTCCCGCTCCCTCCTCGCCGGCTTCGGCGGTTGATCCTGCGATGCGGCGAGTTGCTTCGAGGCCTCCGATGCCCGGCATCGAGAGGTCCATCACCACGACATCCGGTGACAGCCTCTCGGCGAGCTCGACTGCCTCCTCGCCGGTGCCCGCCTCACCCACCACCTCCATGTCACTCTCCGCGTCCAGCAGCGCGCGTAGCCCCGCGCGCAGCATGGCATGATCGTCGGCGAGCAGGATCCGGATCCGTTGGGTGCTCATCGCTCCAGGGTGCACATGAAAAGATCGACCGCCGTGGGGCGGCCGACCTCGAATTTCAACCAACGGCAGCGTTTAGGCAAGCTGGCCGCGCTACGGGGACGGTCGAAGCCTGGAGAGGGTCTGCAACAGATCGGAGAGGTCGAAGGGCTTGCCCAGCACGGGCTGGCCGGTGGCCCCTGCCTCGTTCCAGGTCGGGTCGCCGGCCACCAGGCCCGTCACGAACGCGACCCGAGACGCCAGCTCCGGAGCATCTACGGCCAGTCGGCGCCAGAGGGCGATGCCGCCGCGATCACCCAGGTGTACGTCGAGCAGGATCACGTCGGGTGCCACGCCCTTGATGCGATCGAGCAGGAAGGCCTCCGGTAGACCGACGGGGTCGATCTCCAGGACCTCCGCTCCCGCCCGCGCGAGCAGGCGGTTCAGCGCCAGCCGCACCGACTTGTCGTCGTCGATCAGCAGGAGCCGGATACCGGTGAACTGTGCGGCCAGCGCCGGCGCCGGAGCGGGAGGAAGCGGCAGCGGCACGGCCGCCGGAACGACCACCTCGAACGCCGCGCCCCCCAGCGAGCTGTCGGTGGCATAGCGTACGGAACCGCCGAGCTCGCGGACCGACCACGCCACCGAGCTGAGGCCGAGCCCCGCGCCGCCGCCTGTACCGCGCCAGAAGGGTCGGAAGATCTCCGCCTGATCATCCGGGCTTACCCCCGGTCCGTCGTCCTCCACACGCAGGACCACCAGCCGCTGGCAGCCCGGCTCCTCTCGCAGCGAGAGGGTGACCCGGATTGCCAGGAAGGCGTGCCGGGAAGCGTTCACCAGCAGGTTGGTGACGGCGCGCGACCAGAACGAGGCCCGGCCGGCGACCCGGACCTCGGGCGGCAGGTGGCAGCGGTAGCGCACGTCGAGCGAGCCCATCTCCTTGACCCGCTCGTTGACGGTCTCTTCCGTCAGCGCGTGCGGATCGAAGACGAGCTCTGGAGACACCTTCTGACCGCTGACGGTCTCCAGCATATCGCGGAGCATTCGTCCCAGCCGGCTGGAGATGTCCAGCACCCGCTGCAGCTCGGCGACCGGTGGATTGCCCGCGGCCAGCTCGCCGCGCGCCAGCATCGCCCAGCCCTGGAGCACCTGCACCTCGTTGGCGAGGTCGTGCACCAGCTCGCCGGCCACCTGCCCGAGGGTGGTGAGCGGATCGGCCGGGCTCGGCTGCCGGACGCGATCGTCCTTCATCAAAGGGTGCCAGCCTCCGCTGGCGGCAGGGACATCAAAGTGCTCTCCTCAAAGGCCTCGATCCCCATCTCACCCGAGCTTCCCCCAGCGAGCTCACGGAGTGATAGAATCAGCTCTCCCGCCAGGGTATCATCATCCGCCTTCCTCCGGCGCGGCGACGGCCCGGCAAAGGGCGACGCCTGCCGGGCCACCACGGTGCGTCTACGTTCGGCGGCCTCCACCACGGCCTCTGCGGCCAACATCACGCGCCCCTCACGACGGGCGCGCGCCAGTTCCAGTGCCGAGCGGGCCGTCGCGGCCGCGGCCTCCCACCGCCTCAGCTGGAGCTCGCCGTGTGCGACCTCCAGCAGGGCGCGCGCGGCCGCCGACGCAAGCTCGGGCTGTTCGCAGGCGCGCCGTACCCGCTCCGCCATGCGCAGGGCGACAGGCTCGTTGCCGGAACCGGCGGCGGCGCGCACGAGGTCGGCAGCCACCCAGAGGCGTTCCACCGGGTGCTGCATCAACGGCAGGACCCGCCGGAAGATCTGCTCTGCCCGGGCGAAGTCCCCCTCCTCCATCCAGAGATAGGCGATGTCGTGTGCGAGTGCCGCCCGCCGCGGACTCCGCCGCGGGTAGGCCGCCAGTGCCTCCCGGGCGTAGCGGCGGGCCTCGCGCTTCCGACCCGCCTCTACCGCCACACCGAACAGGTCGTGGAGGGCGATGGCGGCTTCCGTGCCCATCCCGCCCCGCCGCGCGCCGCGCAGCGCGCGGAGGTGATAGCGGTGGGCCGAGGGGAGATTGCCCCGCTCGCGGTACAGGGTGCCCAGCCCGCTGAAGGCGTGGGAGTAGACCTTCCAGGCACGAGCCCGACGCGCGATCCCCGCAGCGCGTCGGTACCAGAGCTCCGCCAGCGCGTGGTCTCCGGCGCGCTGCGCGAGACGCGCGACCGCCAGGGCGGTCTCGGGCTGGAAAGGGCACAGCAGTGCCCGGCTCTGGGCGAAAGCCAGAGCAGTCTCGAGCGCACCCCGATCCTCCGCCCAACTCTCCACCGCCGCACACGCCGCGGCGATCTCCTCCGCCGAGATGGCATCGGCGCATTCGAGCAGGCGCCCGATCGACCGGATGGGCGCTGCCAGGACCGGAGGAACCTCCGCCGCCGCGATCAACGTGCGCCGCCGCGACCCGGCTTCGGGAGCGAAAAGGCCGTCGCGCGCTTCGGCCGGCGTGTCCACCCAGAGGCGCACGTCGCGCAGGATTTCCCACAGCAACATGCCCAGCGTGCCTCGAATCTCGTTCAGGACGGCTCCGCCCTCCAGCGGCTCCCGTCCATGGACGAGGGGTGGCGGGATGTGCCAGCGACGTGAGCGGCCCTGCGAGATTGCCGGTGTGGCGCCTCGATTCATGGCATCGGCAGGCCGGGGCTTTCCATAGGCCGCGGAAATGCCCCGGCTACGCTGGAGTATCGGCAGGTGCGACGCGGAACCCAAGGTGCGCTCGCGCGGCAGCGCCCGAGGAGGGGATAGAGCCAATTGTTACCGCCGGAGAAGGAAGAAAGGTGGGCAGTCGGTTTCTCCGGTCCTCCAGGCCCTCCGCGTCAGCCCTCGGGTCCTCCGTGGCGATCACGGAGGTGCTACGCAGCTCCGGAGCGGCGTGCGAGCGCGCACGAGGCGCCGACAGCAACTACTTTCCAACCGCCTGCAACTCGAGAATCCGGCTTTCGTGCTCGGTCCCGAGAATTCCGGAGAGGAGATAATCGATCACCTCGCTCGCGGAGTACTCCGTACGCCCCGCGGCAAACTGCTGAATGTTCTCCAGGTCGTCGCCGCTGGTGATGAGCGGCTTCTCCACCTCGTTCCCGTCCCTGACCTGCCCGTAGCCGATGTCCGCCATCAGGGCGTTACACAGGCACTTACGGCCCACGGTGTCTTCCAGGGCGCCGCCTTTCTTCACGTAGGTGTCCACCGGCTCTGCGGCACAGCGATAGCCCAGCCTTCCGTCCGGGGTGCGGTAAGCCGTCCGCAGATATCCGAGGTCACAGACCCGTTCTCGAGCGCGATAGACCGCTTCGCTGGACATCGTTCCTTCCAGCTGCACGACCTTGAAGGGGAAGCCCGTGGGTGAGGCACGCAGGTCGGTGAAGACCCGAATGTTCCCCGACATTGATTCCCGCAGCACGCGTTCCTTGTGGACCTTGCGGATCCCGGACTCGCGCGCGTAGGCGAACAGCGTCCCCACCTGGATTCCCGCGGCTCCCGCGTCGAGGCTCATACGGAGCTTGTCCGGCGAGCCGGTGCCTCCCGCCAGCCAGAAGGGAAGACCCAGTTCGGCCATCTTCTGGAGGTCCACCACGTCGCGCTCCCCGTACACCGGCTGTCCCAGCTCGTCGACCACCAGCTCGCCGCGCGGGGGAGCGTTGTGCCCGCCAGCCGTGGGACCCTCGATCACGAAGCCGTCCACCCGGCCCGTAGCCTTGCGGACCAGCATGGTGGCCAGGCTGTTCGAGGCGATGATCGGCAGGAAGTACGGACGCTTCAGCTCGGGGGGATCGGCGTCCACCCAGTGCTCCTGCGGGTCGAAGGTGAGGTATTCCACCTCGTCCTTCCCCAACCCCTCGACGTCCATCTTGATCGAAGCGGCGCGGTGTTCTGCGAAGCGGTCCAGCACCCCCGGGATCTCGCGCGGGATCCCAGCACCCATCAGCACGTAGTCCACCCCAGCGAGCATCGCTCCGTAGAGCGAGCCGAGGTTGGGCATCTGGACCTTCGTCAGCAGGTTGATGCCGACCTTACCGTCGTGCCCTTCCTTCGCCAGCCAGACCTCGCAGAAGTTGGCGAGCATGGTGAGCTGATGCCGGACCCGGCTGACCACCTGCTTGTACATCGGGACCGGCTTGTACGGCGTTCCTGGCGGGCGACCCTCGGGCAGGAAGTAGCGCTTGAGGACCTCTGCGGCGACTCCCGGGATGGGGAAATGCTCCATCGCGCGGCGCAGGTTTCCTCCTTTGTCACCGTCCTGCAACCGGCGGACGAAAAGGCTGTCGAGGGCGGTCCCGGACACGACGCCGAGTTGGCCCCGAATCGATACAGCCCTCGCCAGCACCCAGTCGGACACGCCGACTCCCATACCCCCCTGAATGATGATGGGGTGGGTGAGCGCTGAGGTCATGAGACTCCAAGATTTCAGGTGGTCGAACGGCGCCAATATAGCGTCCGTACGAAGAAAAGTACAAACGACGCGGGGGTCTGCGCTTGCGCTGCAAAGGACGGACCCCGTGAGACGGTTGGAGCGCCACCTCGTGCCGACGTGCTCGGAAGTTGCACCGCCTGATTCGGGATGGCTATTTTTGAACGCCGGAACCGCGTTCAATGTGTTTTGCGGATCCCTCCCGCTATTCTACCCGAACTTCTGCTCCAACGGTCCATGCCTTCAGCAATTTCGCCGGCCACGGTGGAAGGTTGGTACGCCCTCCACCAGGTTTTCGGCGTCGACTGGGGCGCGGTGCGGAGCGGCGACCCCCGTGTGGGCTCAGCGCTGGACGAGGTCGACGCTTTCTTCGCGCCGCCCGCAGAGGACGGTGCGGGGTGGAGCCTGGCGGCTCGCCTGGTCGGAGGCGGTGCGGACCTGCTCTTCGTCCACTTTCGACCCGACCTCGAGTCGCTGGCCGACCTGCAGTTGCGTCTGCGCCGATCCGTGCTGGGCTCCCTGCTCCACCTGCGCTACGACTTCCTTTCCATCACCGAAGCGGGGCTCTATCACGCCACGGCCAGCGTGGCGGCCGAGCACGACCCCGGTACCGAGGAATACGAGCGCGCGCTCGCCGAGCGAGTCCGTGCGGAGGCGGAGAGCGCCCATGTCAA harbors:
- a CDS encoding DUF3618 domain-containing protein, which codes for MADEHPLTRVAPTAVDGPLRPRREPEFPDDPRAARAEIEATRARMSDTLDEIEEVLLRKKESIRERMDVLAPVRADPIRTIAMIFGAAVLLGFLTAGRNGKRRAERDNRPSLSAGEPLEDLEDDEQDEEAELAWERAEEWEDRAHRLLRIARAQEAELEIHRNRGNALLEELRRLRRRVAREEEYDEDDEDEDELEPGFFERLRQSAVDRLADLVGEISHRMMRGG
- a CDS encoding hybrid sensor histidine kinase/response regulator, translating into MKDDRVRQPSPADPLTTLGQVAGELVHDLANEVQVLQGWAMLARGELAAGNPPVAELQRVLDISSRLGRMLRDMLETVSGQKVSPELVFDPHALTEETVNERVKEMGSLDVRYRCHLPPEVRVAGRASFWSRAVTNLLVNASRHAFLAIRVTLSLREEPGCQRLVVLRVEDDGPGVSPDDQAEIFRPFWRGTGGGAGLGLSSVAWSVRELGGSVRYATDSSLGGAAFEVVVPAAVPLPLPPAPAPALAAQFTGIRLLLIDDDKSVRLALNRLLARAGAEVLEIDPVGLPEAFLLDRIKGVAPDVILLDVHLGDRGGIALWRRLAVDAPELASRVAFVTGLVAGDPTWNEAGATGQPVLGKPFDLSDLLQTLSRLRPSP
- a CDS encoding tetratricopeptide repeat protein, with product MNRGATPAISQGRSRRWHIPPPLVHGREPLEGGAVLNEIRGTLGMLLWEILRDVRLWVDTPAEARDGLFAPEAGSRRRTLIAAAEVPPVLAAPIRSIGRLLECADAISAEEIAAACAAVESWAEDRGALETALAFAQSRALLCPFQPETALAVARLAQRAGDHALAELWYRRAAGIARRARAWKVYSHAFSGLGTLYRERGNLPSAHRYHLRALRGARRGGMGTEAAIALHDLFGVAVEAGRKREARRYAREALAAYPRRSPRRAALAHDIAYLWMEEGDFARAEQIFRRVLPLMQHPVERLWVAADLVRAAAGSGNEPVALRMAERVRRACEQPELASAAARALLEVAHGELQLRRWEAAAATARSALELARARREGRVMLAAEAVVEAAERRRTVVARQASPFAGPSPRRRKADDDTLAGELILSLRELAGGSSGEMGIEAFEESTLMSLPPAEAGTL
- the hemQ gene encoding hydrogen peroxide-dependent heme synthase; translation: MPSAISPATVEGWYALHQVFGVDWGAVRSGDPRVGSALDEVDAFFAPPAEDGAGWSLAARLVGGGADLLFVHFRPDLESLADLQLRLRRSVLGSLLHLRYDFLSITEAGLYHATASVAAEHDPGTEEYERALAERVRAEAESAHVKTRLFPRVPEGMRYLTFYPMNKRREGEDNWYTLPVDARNRMMREHGLTGRRYAGRIFQVITGSVGLDDWEWGVTLFARDPLDFKRIVTDMRYDEVSARYGEFGSFFTGIRMEAGDWRRLLGPE
- a CDS encoding nitronate monooxygenase gives rise to the protein MTSALTHPIIIQGGMGVGVSDWVLARAVSIRGQLGVVSGTALDSLFVRRLQDGDKGGNLRRAMEHFPIPGVAAEVLKRYFLPEGRPPGTPYKPVPMYKQVVSRVRHQLTMLANFCEVWLAKEGHDGKVGINLLTKVQMPNLGSLYGAMLAGVDYVLMGAGIPREIPGVLDRFAEHRAASIKMDVEGLGKDEVEYLTFDPQEHWVDADPPELKRPYFLPIIASNSLATMLVRKATGRVDGFVIEGPTAGGHNAPPRGELVVDELGQPVYGERDVVDLQKMAELGLPFWLAGGTGSPDKLRMSLDAGAAGIQVGTLFAYARESGIRKVHKERVLRESMSGNIRVFTDLRASPTGFPFKVVQLEGTMSSEAVYRARERVCDLGYLRTAYRTPDGRLGYRCAAEPVDTYVKKGGALEDTVGRKCLCNALMADIGYGQVRDGNEVEKPLITSGDDLENIQQFAAGRTEYSASEVIDYLLSGILGTEHESRILELQAVGK
- a CDS encoding ferritin-like domain-containing protein, which encodes MAIEIDRAGATDVPTAEIVKGLNDLLQLDHDAIGAYRIAIEKLENRDWAMQISGYLNDHERHVRELNDAIVELGAEPMNEPHATGPFKQALQSLGAVGGDKGLLMAWRANELQVRAKYDRYASKAVFWPDRIKALIDRNALDEERHYRWVVGVLEEMGMRFGAPEEGLVNRLRENLPRVEEVRDRAGAVLVEARTRAAEGLTTAAERLQQAASRQQAEGGPRARAAVAAQRLASGMDATAEFLRSPDPDRLRNDFENRVRENPLRAVLITVAAGFLVGRILR
- a CDS encoding CBS domain-containing protein, with protein sequence MARYGMDYGRWGRGERYDRGFRGRDRGFDPDEGYGGYGGGYGGMRSDGWGSDWQRFPGESGWFGDATPGYQGGRYDVGYAGAFRRGGFEDEEGGFGRGMYGGSYGGMGYGGRELGYGGFDYERGSYGHGWGMGSRRRSQRGQTRAAELMTENPECVTPETTLTEVARKMRELNVGIIPVVDNLEHRRLQGVITDRDITVRAMAEGKGGNTTVRECMTTDVETVNKNDPVEEVLQVMEQEQVRRVPVTDREGRLVGIIAQADLAVHFAGDDFARERRVEETIERISEPARPRRAAMAAQSRSSSTMGSASTMGEERAENPRGGRTESTDI
- the fabF gene encoding beta-ketoacyl-ACP synthase II; translated protein: MSQRVVVTGVGMVTALGNSAALTWERAIQGVSGVERVTRFEPGDLPPEICVAAEVKDFDPSPVVDRKEQRRVDLFIQYALVAADEALRHAGLDGLAPVPDPDETGVIVGSGIGGIGTILETARLAAERGSGRVSPFFIPSVITNLAAGHVAMRTGARGPNYATVSACATSNHALGDAFYTIQRGDARMMIAGGAEAAINPLSFAGYHAARALVTEYDEPRTASRPFDARRNGFVHGEGAAILVLEALEAARQRGATILAEVIGMGMSSDAHHITAPPENGEGAALAMHRALRSAGISPEEVDYINAHGTSTPLGDVAETRAIRAVFGDHADRLMVSSTKSMLGHALGATSAIEAGLTVFALRESVVPPTINLTHPDPECDLDYVPLEARHAPIRVAMSNSFGFGGANTSLILRRWDED
- a CDS encoding SURF1 family protein; translation: MASVCIRLGFWQLDRLSQRRERNAALARAMEAPALSLTPDSLRAVAENPERFLYRRVAVQGEYDFRGTALLRGRARRGTPGVHLVTPLRIDGSEAALLIDRGWVPSPDATTVDPRRFRQPGEVALVGYLQLLPSASAGEARPLRIELDGYSVPTFQRLDRIAYRETYPDSLLPFYLERVDEGDAAPTPPVGASPPVLDEGPHLGYAIQWFSFAAIGVIGFLIMVRRSRTTS
- a CDS encoding response regulator transcription factor, with protein sequence MSTQRIRILLADDHAMLRAGLRALLDAESDMEVVGEAGTGEEAVELAERLSPDVVVMDLSMPGIGGLEATRRIAGSTAEAGEEGAGPRVLVLTMHAEEEHLLPVLEAGGSGYVNKRSADEELIEAIRTVARGDVFLYPEAAKLLLQGFRGKPTGEEDPLTRLSERELEVLGFTAEGYSAAEIGKKLSISPKTVDTYRSRIMEKLGLHHRSELVRFALRQGLLKAE